The genomic stretch ACTTTTTTATTGACAAATATCGAATTTATGATATATCTTAGAGTTATGGTAATTATGAGAACTACTATACATATTAGAATTATGAGAACAGGCTAAAGATATGGAAAAAAAGACAAAGAACCCCAGGCAGGGCAGACTTATCGCGGCGAAAGAGATCACCGGTAAGTATAATATCTCTTACCAGACAGTCAACCATTATACCGATTTCGGTTTGCTGACGATGGTAATGAAAAAAGGCAATATAAGGTTTTATGACGAA from Candidatus Omnitrophota bacterium encodes the following:
- a CDS encoding helix-turn-helix domain-containing protein gives rise to the protein MEKKTKNPRQGRLIAAKEITGKYNISYQTVNHYTDFGLLTMVMKKGNIRFYDEAQVKCRLAKITKLAGEGYSLRLIRKKMLGI